A genome region from Rhodanobacter thiooxydans includes the following:
- a CDS encoding SIS domain-containing protein encodes MDARDTLMFQEAHESAAVLARQFAANEAVVAALARELRAQPPRFIVTCARGSSDHAAAYAKYVFETQLGIVTASASPSVTSVYAAEQRWQGALFIAISQSGKSPDLLRNAQAAKVAGARVVALVNVADSPLAALADTVIPLHAGPERSVAATKSYIAALAAVLHLCARWRGDAELGTALQALPDALRAGWDADWSALVDGLAGAHNLFVVGRGYGLGIALEAALKFKETCGLHAEAFSAAEVKHGPMALVGPDFPVLCFAQDDDTLDSTLAVAREFRGRGAQVFVAAPGLHGAGSLPVAGGLPALCTPLLTIQSFYRAASALALRRGFNPDLPPHLNKVTETV; translated from the coding sequence ATGGACGCCCGCGACACTCTGATGTTCCAGGAGGCGCACGAGTCGGCCGCGGTGCTGGCGCGCCAGTTCGCCGCGAACGAGGCGGTGGTGGCCGCGTTGGCGCGTGAGCTGCGCGCGCAGCCGCCGCGCTTCATCGTCACCTGCGCGCGCGGCAGCTCCGACCATGCGGCGGCCTACGCCAAGTACGTGTTCGAGACCCAGCTGGGCATCGTCACCGCCTCGGCCTCGCCGTCGGTCACTTCGGTGTACGCGGCCGAGCAGCGCTGGCAGGGCGCGCTGTTCATCGCGATCTCGCAGTCGGGCAAGAGCCCCGACCTGCTGCGCAATGCGCAGGCCGCGAAGGTCGCCGGCGCGCGCGTGGTGGCGCTGGTGAACGTGGCCGATTCGCCGCTGGCGGCGCTGGCCGACACGGTGATCCCGCTGCACGCCGGCCCCGAGCGCAGCGTGGCGGCCACCAAGAGCTATATCGCCGCGCTGGCCGCGGTGCTGCACCTGTGCGCGCGCTGGCGCGGCGACGCCGAACTCGGCACCGCCCTGCAGGCGCTGCCGGATGCGTTGCGCGCCGGCTGGGACGCGGACTGGTCGGCGCTGGTCGATGGCCTGGCCGGGGCGCACAACCTGTTCGTGGTCGGTCGCGGCTACGGCCTCGGCATCGCGCTGGAGGCGGCGCTGAAGTTCAAGGAAACCTGCGGCCTGCACGCCGAGGCGTTCAGCGCGGCCGAGGTGAAGCATGGCCCGATGGCGCTGGTCGGCCCGGATTTTCCGGTGCTGTGCTTCGCTCAGGACGACGACACGCTGGACAGCACGCTGGCGGTGGCGCGCGAATTCCGCGGCCGCGGCGCGCAGGTGTTCGTGGCCGCGCCCGGGCTGCATGGCGCTGGCAGCTTGCCGGTGGCCGGCGGCCTGCCGGCGCTGTGCACGCCGCTGCTGACCATCCAGAGCTTCTACCGCGCGGCCAGCGCCCTGGCGCTGCGCCGCGGCTTCAACCCCGACCTGCCGCCGCATCTGAACAAGGTCACCGAAACCGTTTGA
- a CDS encoding GntR family transcriptional regulator yields the protein MEAALAHEYRRICHDPATHQPLAYLRLRQAIRNIIGHRDIEPGQALPSERDLSQTLKLSRVTVRKAIAGLVEEGLLTQRHGAGTFIAERIVKPMSRLTSFTEDLRERGLSPRSEFFERGIGEVTPEESMALNLSPGSLVVRLHRVRYGQDEPLAIERSVVPASVLPDPLLVHDSLYEALEKLNARPRRALQRLRAVSLNAQQARLLHVGVGSAGLNIERRSFLDDGRVVEFTCSWYRGDIYDFVAELQTD from the coding sequence ATGGAAGCCGCCCTTGCCCACGAATACCGCCGGATCTGCCACGACCCGGCCACGCACCAGCCGCTGGCCTACCTGCGCCTGCGCCAGGCGATCCGCAACATCATCGGGCACCGTGACATCGAGCCGGGCCAGGCGCTGCCCAGCGAGCGCGATCTGTCGCAGACGCTGAAGCTGTCGCGGGTGACCGTGCGCAAGGCGATCGCCGGCCTGGTCGAGGAAGGCCTGCTGACCCAGCGCCACGGCGCCGGCACCTTCATCGCCGAGCGCATCGTCAAGCCGATGTCGCGGCTGACCAGCTTCACCGAGGACCTGCGCGAGCGCGGCCTGTCGCCGCGCTCGGAATTCTTCGAGCGCGGCATCGGCGAGGTGACGCCGGAGGAGTCGATGGCACTGAACCTGTCGCCCGGCTCGCTGGTGGTGCGCCTGCACCGCGTGCGCTACGGCCAGGACGAGCCGCTGGCGATCGAGCGCAGCGTGGTTCCGGCCAGCGTGCTGCCCGACCCGCTGCTGGTGCACGACTCGCTGTACGAGGCGCTGGAAAAACTCAACGCACGCCCGCGCCGCGCGCTGCAGCGGCTGCGCGCGGTGTCGCTGAACGCGCAGCAGGCGCGGCTGCTGCACGTCGGCGTGGGCAGCGCCGGGCTGAACATCGAGCGGCGCAGCTTCCTCGACGACGGCCGCGTGGTCGAGTTCACCTGCTCCTGGTACCGCGGCGACATCTACGATTTCGTCGCCGAACTGCAGACCGACTGA
- a CDS encoding efflux RND transporter permease subunit — protein MNVFAPLVRRPVGTSLLAIGLLLGGLWAYLLLGVAAFPSIEFPGVAVFAQMPGASAQTMATTVVAPLERHLGRIPGVRMMASSASEGAAQIQVIFNMDRGADKAARDVQAAINAAAADLPPGMPSPPGYFKFDTSQIPVLLVSLTSSSLPPDRLYDLTDTLLKPAVAQIPGVAQVQVGGGTPHAVRIVLDTRALVGMGVTANDVANALRAANVSSPQGTLSNGAMRMTVSANDALHTARDFAALVIASRNGVPVRLADVATISGGQQDKYAAAWFNGQRAVVMQINKRPEANAVATVQAIRARLPQLRGVLPADATITPIFDFTPTTVSALHEVEVALLMGIAMVALVMLVFLRRLRPTVIAMFSVPLSLAGAFVAMWMLGFTLNIFSLIALVLCVGFVVDDAIVVIENIVRHMERGEPPLQAALAGVREIGFTVLSITLSLIAVFGPMVFGNNMFTMLIREFSVTLIATIVISALVSLTLTPALCGAWLAHEPAGARVPGRLERLAERFDSGMLRSYERALDWAVRHRRIMRWQPLILLALTIGLAVAVAMTAGGGLMPKEDTGLLQASITADANVSPLLLAWRTQEVAAKVKADPAVRDVSAFLGSNNGGGAVGNQASLFVDLKPPGDRPGDRQVSSQAVVDRLDKVFKNVPDLDVSLSVNQFISGGGGGGGGRGQYAFQLDSVDGVPLQQPTLKLAQVMRGMKQFRNVSTSFDSIGKQQMLQVDRNAAARLHVSVAQVDTALANAFGQTPVSTIYSDINQYRVVITAESAESLSPAALLNTYVRNTQGRMIPLSALAQIQPHIAPVTISHFDQLESAAINYNLAKGVTQADGLKLVEQAMFAAQLPPGVHRKYSGDNKNLVDAMNNALIMLLAVILVMYVVLGILYESLIHPLTILSTLPAAGMGAFLAMLVTHTQLTLMSVIAVLMLIGIVKKNAILMVDFALVAERDHGMSPPAAIREAALVRFRPITMTTLVAMGAALPLAIGFGYGSEMRQPLGIAILGGLFVSQLLTLLSTPAIYLWQHDHRERKAARQQLRAEIRRQRQVQQQMPALPK, from the coding sequence ATGAACGTCTTCGCACCGCTGGTGCGCCGCCCGGTGGGTACTTCGCTGCTTGCCATCGGCCTGCTGCTGGGCGGCCTGTGGGCCTACCTGCTGCTCGGCGTAGCGGCGTTCCCGTCGATCGAATTCCCCGGCGTGGCGGTGTTCGCGCAGATGCCCGGCGCCAGCGCGCAGACCATGGCCACCACCGTGGTCGCGCCGCTGGAGCGGCATCTGGGGCGCATTCCCGGGGTGCGCATGATGGCCTCCAGCGCCAGCGAAGGCGCCGCGCAGATCCAGGTCATCTTCAACATGGACCGCGGCGCCGACAAGGCCGCACGCGACGTGCAGGCGGCGATCAACGCGGCGGCGGCGGACCTGCCGCCCGGCATGCCCAGCCCACCCGGCTACTTCAAGTTCGACACCTCGCAGATTCCGGTGCTGCTGGTCTCGCTGACCTCCTCCAGCCTGCCACCGGATCGCCTGTACGACCTCACCGATACCCTGCTGAAGCCGGCGGTGGCGCAGATTCCCGGCGTGGCCCAGGTGCAGGTGGGCGGCGGCACGCCGCACGCGGTGCGCATCGTGCTGGACACCCGCGCGCTGGTGGGCATGGGCGTTACCGCCAACGACGTGGCCAATGCGCTGCGCGCCGCCAACGTCAGCTCGCCGCAGGGCACGCTCAGCAACGGCGCCATGCGCATGACGGTGAGCGCCAACGACGCGCTGCATACGGCGCGGGATTTCGCCGCGCTGGTGATCGCCAGCCGCAACGGCGTGCCGGTGCGGCTGGCCGACGTGGCGACGATCAGCGGCGGTCAGCAGGACAAGTATGCCGCGGCGTGGTTCAACGGCCAGCGCGCGGTGGTGATGCAGATCAACAAGCGGCCGGAGGCGAACGCGGTGGCCACCGTGCAGGCGATCCGCGCGCGCCTGCCGCAGCTGCGCGGGGTGTTGCCGGCCGACGCCACCATCACCCCGATCTTCGATTTCACCCCGACCACGGTGTCGGCGCTGCACGAGGTGGAGGTGGCGCTGCTGATGGGCATCGCGATGGTGGCGCTGGTGATGCTGGTGTTCCTGCGTCGGCTGCGACCCACCGTGATCGCCATGTTCAGCGTGCCGCTGTCGCTGGCCGGCGCGTTCGTGGCGATGTGGATGCTCGGCTTCACCCTGAACATCTTCTCGCTGATCGCGCTGGTGCTGTGCGTGGGCTTCGTGGTGGACGACGCGATCGTGGTGATCGAGAACATCGTGCGCCACATGGAACGCGGCGAGCCGCCGCTGCAGGCCGCGCTGGCCGGCGTGCGCGAGATCGGCTTCACCGTGCTGTCGATCACCCTGTCGCTGATCGCGGTGTTCGGTCCGATGGTGTTCGGCAACAACATGTTCACCATGCTGATCCGCGAGTTCTCGGTGACCCTGATCGCCACCATCGTGATCTCCGCGCTGGTCTCGCTCACGCTGACCCCGGCGCTGTGCGGCGCCTGGCTGGCGCACGAGCCGGCGGGCGCACGCGTGCCGGGGCGGCTGGAGCGCCTGGCCGAACGCTTCGACAGCGGCATGCTGCGCAGCTACGAGCGCGCGCTGGACTGGGCGGTGCGCCATCGCCGGATCATGCGCTGGCAGCCGCTGATCCTGCTGGCGCTCACCATTGGCCTGGCGGTGGCGGTGGCGATGACCGCCGGCGGCGGCCTGATGCCGAAGGAGGACACCGGCCTGCTGCAGGCCAGCATCACCGCCGACGCCAACGTCTCGCCGCTGCTGCTGGCGTGGCGCACGCAGGAGGTGGCGGCGAAGGTCAAGGCCGACCCGGCGGTGCGCGACGTCTCCGCCTTCCTCGGCAGCAACAACGGCGGTGGCGCGGTCGGCAACCAGGCCAGCCTGTTCGTCGACCTGAAGCCGCCGGGCGACCGGCCGGGCGACCGCCAGGTCAGCTCCCAGGCGGTGGTCGACCGGCTGGACAAGGTCTTCAAGAACGTGCCGGACCTGGACGTGTCGCTCTCGGTCAACCAGTTCATCAGCGGCGGTGGTGGCGGTGGCGGCGGCCGCGGGCAGTACGCGTTCCAGCTCGACAGCGTGGATGGCGTGCCGCTGCAGCAGCCCACCCTCAAGCTGGCGCAGGTGATGCGCGGCATGAAGCAGTTCCGCAACGTCAGCACCAGCTTCGACAGCATCGGCAAGCAGCAGATGCTGCAGGTGGACCGCAACGCCGCGGCGCGGCTGCACGTGAGCGTGGCCCAGGTCGACACCGCCCTGGCCAACGCGTTCGGGCAGACCCCGGTCTCCACCATCTACTCGGACATCAACCAGTACCGCGTGGTGATCACCGCCGAGAGCGCCGAGTCGCTGAGCCCGGCCGCCCTGCTCAATACCTACGTGCGCAACACGCAGGGGCGGATGATTCCGCTGTCCGCGCTGGCGCAGATCCAGCCGCACATCGCGCCGGTCACCATCAGCCATTTCGACCAGCTCGAATCGGCCGCGATCAACTACAACCTGGCCAAGGGAGTCACCCAGGCCGATGGCCTGAAGCTGGTCGAGCAGGCGATGTTCGCCGCGCAGCTGCCGCCGGGCGTGCACAGGAAGTACAGCGGCGACAACAAGAACCTGGTCGACGCGATGAACAATGCGCTGATCATGCTGCTGGCAGTGATCCTGGTGATGTACGTGGTGCTGGGCATCCTGTACGAGAGCCTGATCCACCCGCTGACGATCCTTTCCACCCTGCCGGCCGCCGGCATGGGCGCGTTCCTGGCGATGCTGGTGACGCATACCCAGTTGACCCTGATGTCGGTGATCGCGGTATTGATGCTGATCGGCATCGTCAAGAAGAACGCGATCCTGATGGTGGACTTCGCGCTGGTGGCCGAGCGCGACCACGGCATGTCGCCGCCGGCGGCGATCCGCGAGGCGGCGCTGGTGCGCTTTCGCCCGATCACCATGACCACCCTGGTGGCGATGGGCGCGGCGCTGCCGCTGGCGATCGGTTTCGGCTACGGCTCGGAAATGCGCCAGCCGCTGGGCATCGCCATCCTCGGCGGCCTGTTCGTGTCGCAGCTGCTGACCCTGCTGAGCACCCCGGCGATCTACCTGTGGCAGCACGACCATCGCGAGCGCAAGGCGGCGCGGCAGCAGCTGCGCGCGGAGATCCGGCGCCAGCGCCAGGTGCAACAGCAGATGCCGGCGCTGCCAAAATAG
- the nagA gene encoding N-acetylglucosamine-6-phosphate deacetylase, whose product MKSLTHARVLTAHGWRDDLAVLLDGAHIVDLLPPSDPRVRTAQQHDLRGAMLLPGFIDVQVNGGGGVLFNDAPTVETIRTIGAAHRRFGTTGFLPTLISDSVDIMRAALAAVEQAFEEGVPGLLGIHLEGPYLAPERKGVHDAKWFHVPGEEELAMLCAPHRGVRLLTLAPERVPHHVIARLTAAGVLVNAGHTAADYATTRVALAAGVRGFTHLFNAMTPLGSREPGVVGAALDDPGSWCGLIVDGHHVHPASLRVAIAAKPRGKMLLVTDAMPPVGADRPDYVLNGETIIVKDGICQTAGGVLAGSALDMASAVRNTVQMLGLPLDEAVRMASTWPAEFLGLGESHGRIAPGYRADLVVLDAEYRVQQSWVGGKSG is encoded by the coding sequence ATGAAGTCGCTCACCCACGCCCGCGTACTCACCGCCCACGGCTGGCGTGACGACCTCGCCGTGCTGCTCGACGGTGCGCACATCGTCGACCTGCTGCCGCCATCCGACCCGCGCGTGCGCACCGCGCAACAACACGACCTGCGCGGCGCCATGCTGCTGCCCGGCTTCATCGACGTGCAGGTCAACGGCGGCGGCGGCGTGCTGTTCAACGACGCGCCCACGGTGGAGACGATCCGCACCATCGGCGCCGCGCATCGCCGCTTCGGCACCACCGGCTTCCTGCCCACCCTGATCAGCGACAGCGTCGACATCATGCGCGCCGCACTGGCCGCAGTGGAACAGGCGTTCGAGGAAGGCGTGCCGGGCCTGCTCGGCATCCATCTGGAAGGCCCGTACCTCGCCCCTGAGCGCAAGGGCGTGCACGACGCGAAGTGGTTCCACGTGCCCGGCGAGGAAGAACTCGCCATGCTGTGCGCACCGCACCGCGGCGTGCGGCTGCTGACGCTGGCGCCCGAGCGCGTGCCGCACCACGTCATTGCGCGGCTGACTGCCGCCGGCGTGCTCGTCAACGCCGGCCACACGGCGGCCGACTACGCCACCACCCGCGTCGCACTGGCCGCGGGTGTGCGCGGCTTCACCCACCTGTTCAACGCGATGACTCCGCTGGGCAGCCGCGAACCCGGCGTGGTCGGCGCGGCGCTGGACGACCCCGGCAGCTGGTGCGGCCTCATCGTCGATGGCCACCACGTGCATCCGGCCAGCCTGCGCGTGGCGATCGCCGCCAAGCCGCGCGGCAAGATGCTGCTGGTCACCGACGCGATGCCGCCGGTCGGTGCGGACCGCCCCGACTATGTGTTGAACGGCGAAACCATCATCGTGAAGGACGGCATCTGCCAGACCGCCGGCGGCGTGCTCGCCGGTTCCGCGCTGGACATGGCCAGCGCCGTGCGCAACACCGTGCAGATGCTCGGCCTGCCGCTGGACGAGGCGGTGCGCATGGCCAGCACCTGGCCGGCCGAGTTCCTCGGCTTGGGCGAAAGCCACGGCCGCATCGCGCCCGGTTACCGCGCCGACCTGGTGGTGCTGGACGCGGAATACCGCGTGCAACAGAGCTGGGTCGGCGGGAAAAGCGGGTAG
- the zwf gene encoding glucose-6-phosphate dehydrogenase produces the protein MTASSQTVEPFDLVIFGGTGDLAVRKLLPALFHRFLDGQIPGSSRIVGVAREALDDAGYRTHLREAMIGVCAAAQLDVFLQQVFYHPLDARKDEGWDDFAAFMRKQPEHVRVFYLSTSPELFVDICTRLGHYQLNQGASRVVLEKPIGRDLASANQINDAVGKVFSESQTFRIDHYLGKETVQNLLVLRFGNALFEPLWNAGHIDHVQITVAETLGVGHRGAYYDRAGALRDMVQNHMLQLLCMVAMEPPSSLAPDAVRDEKLKVLHSLKPIDDSNAAQLTVRGQYRAGVAEGASVPGYPEELGNSKSNTETFVALKAEIANWRWAGVPFYLRTGKRLPSRVSEIVVTFKPVPHSIFSPDSGTLSQNRLVLRLQPDEGVKLWLTIKHPGPGGLRLRHVPLDMSFAEAFGVQQPDAYERLLLDVVRGNPTLFMRRDEVEAAWRWAGPILAAWADSGEAPRPYTAGSWGPSAAVALIERDGRTWNEDSE, from the coding sequence GTGACTGCTTCCTCCCAAACGGTCGAACCGTTCGACCTGGTGATCTTCGGCGGCACCGGCGACCTCGCCGTGCGCAAGCTGCTGCCCGCGCTGTTCCACCGCTTCCTCGACGGCCAGATCCCCGGCAGCAGTCGCATCGTCGGCGTCGCCCGCGAGGCGCTGGACGACGCCGGCTACCGTACGCACCTGCGCGAGGCGATGATCGGGGTGTGCGCGGCGGCACAGCTCGACGTGTTCCTGCAGCAGGTGTTCTACCACCCGCTGGATGCGCGCAAGGACGAGGGCTGGGACGACTTCGCCGCGTTCATGCGCAAACAGCCCGAGCACGTGCGCGTGTTCTACCTGTCCACCTCGCCCGAACTTTTTGTCGACATCTGCACCCGGCTGGGCCACTACCAGCTCAACCAGGGTGCCTCGCGCGTGGTGCTGGAGAAGCCGATCGGCCGCGACCTGGCCAGCGCGAACCAGATCAACGACGCGGTCGGCAAGGTGTTCAGCGAATCGCAGACCTTCCGCATCGACCACTACCTCGGCAAGGAGACGGTGCAGAACCTGCTGGTGCTGCGCTTCGGCAACGCGCTGTTCGAGCCGCTGTGGAACGCCGGGCACATCGACCACGTGCAGATCACCGTGGCCGAAACCCTCGGCGTGGGCCACCGCGGCGCCTACTACGACCGCGCCGGTGCGCTGCGCGACATGGTGCAGAACCACATGCTGCAGCTGCTGTGCATGGTGGCGATGGAGCCGCCGTCCTCGCTGGCGCCCGACGCGGTGCGCGACGAGAAGCTGAAGGTGCTGCATTCGCTGAAGCCCATCGACGACAGCAACGCCGCCCAGCTCACCGTGCGCGGCCAGTACCGCGCCGGCGTGGCCGAGGGCGCCAGCGTGCCGGGTTACCCAGAGGAGCTGGGCAACAGCAAGTCGAACACCGAAACCTTCGTCGCGCTGAAGGCGGAGATCGCCAACTGGCGCTGGGCCGGCGTGCCGTTCTACCTGCGCACCGGCAAGCGGCTGCCGAGCCGGGTGTCGGAAATCGTGGTGACCTTCAAGCCGGTGCCGCATTCGATCTTCAGTCCCGACTCCGGCACGCTGTCGCAGAACCGGCTGGTGCTGCGGCTGCAGCCGGACGAGGGCGTGAAGCTGTGGCTGACCATCAAGCATCCCGGCCCGGGCGGCCTGCGCCTGCGCCACGTGCCGCTGGACATGAGCTTCGCCGAGGCGTTCGGCGTGCAGCAGCCCGATGCGTACGAGCGCCTGCTGCTCGACGTGGTGCGCGGCAACCCCACCCTGTTCATGCGCCGCGACGAAGTGGAAGCGGCGTGGCGCTGGGCCGGCCCGATCCTCGCCGCCTGGGCCGACAGCGGCGAGGCGCCGCGACCGTATACCGCCGGCAGCTGGGGGCCGAGCGCCGCGGTGGCGCTGATCGAGCGCGACGGCCGCACCTGGAACGAAGACAGCGAATAG
- the btuB gene encoding TonB-dependent vitamin B12 receptor, with protein MKKTLLTAALLGCTLAAHAADQNDASSLSPVIVTATRTAITADDALSSVTVITRADIERLQPLSVPDLLAGLPGLSFANTGGYGEQTSLFMRGTNSTHTLLLVDGVRVASVSAGLAAFEQIPVEQIERIEVVRGPRSSLYGADAIGGVIQIFTRRGTPGGGLQPTFSVTTGSNHLLRGQAGLAGGDEHAWYHLSVGAQYTRGINACRVGAAEAFAGCFADEPDRDAFRNRNLSAGGGYRWDNGAELSGTWLRSLGEIHYDGSYQNRSRTVQQVAGSHLSFNPLQAWKTTLSVGQNLDRYDNYENQAFVGYIYSRRNQASWQNDISVASNQLLTLGIDWQGEHIDSDTGFLANHRNDTGGYAQYQGTFGRNEVELSARRDHNSQFGNHNTGAAAWGYHFDGGLKLSASYGSAFHAPTFNDLYYPYGSGNPKLRPEKSRSAELGLSQQQDTWNWALNAYQTRIDQLIALDSNWVPRNVSKARIRGVEGQLGANLAGWQLQSYLTWLQPRNEDGGANDGKLLPRRREHTARVDLDRRFGAFGVGATVFAAGRGFDDAANRHRLGGYSTTDLRASWHFAPDWQVEARLANVFDHRYETVWYFNQPGRGAFLTLRYSPAAR; from the coding sequence ATGAAGAAGACCCTGCTGACCGCGGCGCTGCTCGGCTGCACGCTGGCCGCCCACGCGGCCGACCAGAACGACGCCTCGTCGCTGAGCCCGGTGATCGTCACCGCCACGCGCACCGCGATCACCGCCGACGACGCGCTGTCCTCGGTGACCGTGATCACCCGCGCCGACATCGAGCGGCTGCAGCCGCTGTCGGTGCCGGATCTGCTGGCCGGCCTGCCCGGTCTGAGCTTCGCCAACACCGGCGGTTACGGCGAACAGACTTCGCTGTTCATGCGCGGCACCAACTCCACCCACACCCTGCTGCTGGTCGACGGTGTGCGGGTGGCCTCGGTCAGCGCCGGGCTGGCGGCGTTCGAGCAGATTCCGGTGGAGCAGATCGAGCGCATCGAGGTGGTACGCGGCCCGCGTTCCAGCCTGTACGGCGCCGACGCGATCGGTGGAGTGATCCAGATCTTCACCCGGCGCGGTACGCCGGGCGGCGGCCTGCAACCCACGTTCAGCGTGACCACCGGCAGCAACCATCTGCTGCGCGGGCAGGCCGGCCTGGCCGGCGGCGACGAGCATGCCTGGTACCACCTCAGCGTCGGCGCGCAGTACACGCGCGGCATCAACGCCTGTCGCGTCGGTGCGGCCGAGGCCTTCGCCGGCTGCTTTGCCGACGAGCCGGACCGCGACGCCTTCCGCAACAGGAACCTGAGCGCCGGCGGCGGCTACCGCTGGGACAACGGCGCCGAGCTCAGCGGCACCTGGCTGCGCAGCCTCGGCGAGATCCATTACGACGGCAGCTACCAGAACCGCAGCCGCACCGTGCAGCAGGTCGCCGGCAGCCACCTCAGCTTCAACCCGCTGCAGGCGTGGAAGACCACGCTGAGCGTGGGCCAGAACCTGGACCGCTACGACAACTACGAGAACCAGGCCTTCGTCGGCTACATCTACTCGCGGCGCAACCAGGCGTCGTGGCAGAACGACATCAGCGTGGCCAGCAACCAGCTACTCACGCTCGGCATCGACTGGCAGGGCGAACACATCGACAGCGACACCGGCTTCCTCGCCAATCACCGCAACGATACCGGCGGCTACGCGCAGTACCAGGGCACGTTCGGCCGCAACGAAGTGGAGCTGTCGGCACGGCGCGACCACAACAGCCAGTTCGGCAACCACAACACCGGCGCGGCGGCATGGGGTTATCACTTCGACGGTGGGCTGAAGCTCTCCGCCAGCTACGGCAGCGCGTTCCATGCGCCGACCTTCAACGACCTGTACTACCCGTACGGCAGCGGCAATCCGAAGCTGAGGCCGGAGAAGTCGCGCAGCGCCGAACTGGGCCTGAGTCAGCAGCAGGATACGTGGAACTGGGCGCTGAACGCCTACCAGACCCGCATCGACCAGCTGATCGCGCTGGACAGCAACTGGGTGCCGCGGAATGTGAGCAAGGCCCGCATCCGCGGCGTGGAAGGCCAGCTCGGCGCCAACCTCGCCGGCTGGCAGCTGCAGAGCTACCTGACCTGGCTGCAGCCGCGCAACGAAGACGGCGGCGCGAACGACGGCAAGCTGCTGCCGCGCCGGCGCGAGCACACCGCGCGGGTGGACCTGGACCGGCGCTTCGGCGCCTTCGGCGTCGGCGCCACCGTCTTCGCCGCCGGGCGCGGTTTCGACGATGCGGCCAACCGGCACCGGCTCGGCGGCTACTCCACCACCGACCTGCGCGCCAGTTGGCATTTCGCGCCGGACTGGCAGGTGGAGGCGCGGCTGGCCAACGTGTTCGACCACCGCTACGAGACCGTGTGGTACTTCAACCAGCCCGGTCGCGGCGCGTTCCTGACCCTGCGCTACAGCCCCGCGGCACGCTGA